The Blautia hydrogenotrophica DSM 10507 genome window below encodes:
- a CDS encoding glutamine synthetase III — protein MSEYVKVAEIFGQDVFNDSVMEERLPKKVYKELKKTIEEGKELSLEIADVVAHEMKEWAIEKGATHYTHWFQPLTGLTAEKHDSFITAPKENGKVLMSFSGKELIKGEPDASSFPSGGLRATFEARGYTAWDCTSPAFVRHDAAGAILCIPTAFCSYTGEALDQKTPLLRSMEAINKEALRLLRLLGNTTSKKVTPSVGAEQEYFLVDKAKYLQRKDLIYTGRTLFGAMPPKGQEMDDHYFGVVRQRIAGYMKEVNEELWKLGVTAKTQHNEAAPAQHELAPIYAPVNIAVDHNQIIMRVLKKVASRHGMKCLLHEKPFQGINGSGKHNNWSLTTDDGINLLEPGKTPHENIQFLLILTCILKAVDIHADLLRESAADVGNDQRLGGNEAPPAIISVFLGEQLQDVLEQLITTGTATRSKKGGKLETGVRTLPDLVKDATDRNRTSPFAFTGNKFEFRMVGSRDSVAACNIVLNTITAEVFQEVNERLEKAEDRDLEIHDIIKEFAAEHQRIVFNGNGYSKEWEEEAKRRGLPNLPTMVDTIPALTTPKAVKLFENFKVFNRAELESRAEIQYESYAKAVNIEARTMINMATKQIIPAVIRYTTVLADSIHSVGSIEGMDVSVQTEILKKCTDYLREAKEALNDLTEVTDIAAEMEDGRDRAVYYQKTVFPAMNRLRRPVDELEILVDKKMWPMPSYGDLIFEV, from the coding sequence ATGAGTGAATATGTGAAAGTAGCAGAAATTTTCGGACAGGATGTTTTCAACGACTCTGTGATGGAGGAACGCTTGCCCAAGAAGGTCTACAAAGAGCTGAAAAAGACCATTGAAGAGGGAAAAGAGCTGTCTTTGGAAATCGCGGATGTGGTTGCACATGAGATGAAGGAGTGGGCCATCGAGAAAGGCGCGACTCATTACACGCACTGGTTTCAGCCTTTGACAGGATTGACCGCTGAGAAACATGATTCTTTTATCACTGCACCGAAAGAAAATGGCAAGGTGTTGATGAGCTTCTCAGGCAAGGAGTTGATAAAAGGAGAGCCGGATGCCTCTTCTTTTCCGTCCGGCGGGCTGAGAGCCACCTTTGAGGCGCGGGGCTATACAGCCTGGGACTGTACTTCTCCCGCTTTTGTGAGGCATGACGCCGCAGGGGCGATCTTGTGTATTCCGACGGCTTTTTGTTCGTATACCGGGGAAGCTTTAGATCAGAAGACGCCTCTTTTGCGTTCCATGGAGGCTATTAATAAAGAAGCTTTGCGTTTGCTACGATTGCTGGGAAATACTACTTCTAAGAAAGTGACGCCGTCTGTAGGGGCGGAGCAGGAATATTTTCTTGTGGATAAGGCGAAATATCTACAAAGAAAAGATCTGATCTATACAGGTCGAACCTTGTTTGGGGCTATGCCGCCGAAAGGTCAGGAAATGGACGACCATTATTTTGGAGTGGTGCGCCAGAGAATAGCCGGATATATGAAAGAGGTAAATGAGGAGCTGTGGAAACTGGGAGTCACCGCTAAGACTCAGCACAATGAGGCAGCTCCTGCGCAGCACGAGCTGGCGCCGATTTACGCTCCAGTGAATATTGCGGTGGACCATAATCAGATCATTATGAGAGTTCTCAAGAAAGTAGCCAGCCGTCATGGGATGAAATGTTTGCTTCACGAAAAGCCATTTCAGGGTATCAATGGTTCCGGGAAGCATAACAACTGGTCATTGACCACGGATGATGGAATCAATCTGCTGGAGCCGGGAAAAACACCTCATGAGAATATTCAGTTTCTTTTGATCTTGACTTGTATTTTGAAAGCAGTGGATATTCACGCCGATTTGTTAAGAGAGTCAGCGGCTGATGTGGGGAATGATCAGCGTCTGGGCGGCAATGAAGCTCCTCCTGCGATTATCTCTGTTTTCCTGGGAGAGCAGTTACAAGACGTGTTGGAGCAGTTGATTACAACTGGAACAGCGACGAGAAGCAAAAAGGGAGGAAAATTGGAAACCGGTGTGCGGACACTTCCAGATTTGGTCAAGGACGCTACCGACCGTAACCGTACCTCACCGTTTGCGTTTACCGGGAATAAATTTGAGTTCCGTATGGTAGGTTCCAGAGACTCTGTGGCTGCATGTAATATTGTATTGAACACGATTACAGCAGAGGTATTCCAGGAGGTAAATGAGCGGCTGGAAAAAGCTGAGGACAGAGATCTGGAAATTCATGACATTATAAAAGAATTTGCTGCGGAGCATCAGAGAATTGTCTTTAACGGAAATGGTTATTCCAAGGAGTGGGAAGAAGAGGCAAAACGTCGTGGACTGCCGAATCTGCCTACGATGGTGGACACAATTCCAGCGCTGACGACTCCGAAAGCTGTGAAATTGTTTGAGAATTTCAAGGTGTTCAACCGGGCAGAATTGGAATCCAGAGCAGAGATTCAGTATGAGTCCTATGCGAAAGCCGTAAATATTGAAGCAAGGACTATGATTAACATGGCTACGAAACAGATCATTCCGGCAGTCATTCGCTATACGACAGTGCTTGCGGATTCGATTCACTCCGTGGGTTCCATTGAGGGAATGGATGTGAGCGTGCAGACAGAGATTCTCAAAAAGTGCACGGACTATCTGAGGGAGGCCAAAGAGGCGCTGAATGATCTAACGGAGGTTACGGATATTGCGGCTGAGATGGAGGATGGAAGAGACCGTGCTGTCTACTACCAGAAGACGGTTTTCCCGGCGATGAATCGGTTGCGCCGTCCAGTGGATGAGCTGGAGATTTTGGTAGACAAAAAGATGTGGCCGATGCCATCCTATGGAGATTTAATTTTTGAAGTATAG
- a CDS encoding diacylglycerol/lipid kinase family protein — protein sequence MEKKMLFIFNPRAGKGQIKSKLVDIVDIFAKHGWEIIIYPTQRARDAYEQARKYANQVDMIVCSGGDGTLDEVVSGVNQENDRLPIGYIPAGSTNDFANSLFIPKNMIKAAEIIMEGHLYHCDIGKFNESIFAYIAAFGLFTDVAYQTDQDLKNVLGHVAYVLEGMKRIFDIKSCHMRVEADENVYEEDFIFGMVTNSRSVGGFKHLTGKNVDMNDGLFEVTLIKKPRNPLELQEIVTAILTQEDNTEMIYSFKAACLQIEADTPVPWTLDGEYGGKPSKILIQNCHQALNIYLSNSKKPVLR from the coding sequence ATGGAGAAAAAAATGCTTTTTATCTTTAATCCGCGGGCGGGAAAGGGTCAAATTAAGTCAAAGCTAGTTGATATTGTGGACATTTTTGCGAAACACGGCTGGGAGATTATCATCTATCCTACGCAGAGAGCCCGTGACGCCTATGAGCAGGCGAGAAAATATGCCAATCAGGTAGATATGATTGTGTGCAGCGGAGGCGACGGGACGCTAGATGAGGTAGTGTCAGGAGTAAACCAGGAAAACGATCGCCTTCCGATCGGTTACATTCCGGCAGGAAGCACTAATGATTTTGCCAACAGTCTTTTTATTCCTAAGAATATGATTAAAGCGGCAGAGATTATTATGGAGGGCCATCTGTACCACTGTGATATTGGAAAGTTTAATGAGTCTATCTTTGCGTATATCGCAGCGTTTGGCCTCTTTACAGATGTGGCTTACCAGACAGATCAGGATTTAAAAAATGTGTTGGGCCATGTGGCTTATGTGCTAGAGGGGATGAAACGGATATTTGATATTAAGTCCTGTCACATGAGAGTGGAGGCAGATGAGAATGTATACGAGGAAGATTTCATATTCGGTATGGTGACTAACTCCAGATCGGTGGGAGGATTTAAACACCTCACGGGGAAAAATGTGGATATGAATGATGGTCTGTTTGAAGTGACCTTGATCAAAAAGCCGAGAAATCCGCTGGAGTTGCAGGAGATTGTCACTGCGATTTTAACCCAGGAGGATAACACGGAAATGATTTACTCGTTTAAAGCAGCCTGTCTGCAGATCGAGGCTGATACGCCGGTTCCCTGGACGTTGGATGGAGAGTACGGGGGGAAACCCTCAAAGATTTTGATTCAAAACTGCCACCAGGCGCTGAATATTTATCTGAGCAACAGTAAAAAACCCGTTCTGCGTTAA
- a CDS encoding bL17 family ribosomal protein: MAKYRKLGRTSAQRKALLRSQVTSLLYHGKIVTTETKAKEVRKIAEGLIAMAVREKDNFETVTVSAKVPRKDENGKRVKEVVDGKKKTVYDEVKKEIKKDSPSRLHARRQMLKVFYPVKEVPVKAAGKKKNTKEVDMVAKMFDEIAPKYVNRNGGYTRIIKIGPRKGDAAMEVVLELV, from the coding sequence ATGGCAAAGTATAGAAAATTGGGTAGAACCTCTGCTCAGAGAAAAGCATTGTTGAGAAGCCAGGTGACAAGTCTGCTGTATCATGGCAAGATTGTTACTACCGAAACCAAAGCAAAAGAAGTTCGCAAGATTGCTGAGGGACTGATTGCAATGGCGGTTCGTGAGAAGGATAACTTTGAGACTGTCACAGTAAGTGCAAAAGTTCCACGCAAGGATGAGAATGGCAAAAGAGTAAAAGAAGTTGTAGACGGAAAGAAGAAGACTGTTTACGATGAAGTAAAGAAAGAGATTAAGAAAGATTCTCCTTCCAGACTTCATGCGAGAAGACAGATGCTGAAAGTATTCTATCCGGTAAAGGAAGTACCTGTAAAGGCAGCTGGAAAGAAGAAAAATACCAAGGAAGTTGATATGGTTGCAAAGATGTTTGATGAGATCGCTCCAAAGTATGTAAACCGTAACGGTGGATATACCAGAATCATCAAAATCGGACCTCGTAAAGGTGATGCAGCTATGGAGGTTGTATTGGAGTTAGTGTAA
- a CDS encoding DNA-directed RNA polymerase subunit alpha, with the protein MFDFNKPKIEITEISEDKKYGRFVVEPLERGYGTTLGNSLRRIMLSSLPGAAVSQVKIDGVLHEFSSIPGVKEDVSEIIMNLKSLAIKNKSNDSEPKTAYIECEGKGVVTAADIQADQDIEIMNPEQVIATLNGGKDCRLAMELTITKGRGYVSADKGKSDDMPIGVIAVDAIYTPVDRVNLVVENTRVGQITDFDKLTLDVYTNGTLDPDEAVSLAAKVLSEHLSLFIDLSENAKTAEVMIEKEDNEKEKVLEMSIDELELSVRSYNCLKRAGINTVEELCNRTSDDMMKVRNLGRKSLEEVLAKLKELGLQLQPTEE; encoded by the coding sequence GTGTTTGATTTTAACAAACCCAAAATTGAAATTACTGAAATCTCTGAAGACAAAAAGTACGGAAGATTTGTAGTTGAACCTTTGGAAAGAGGCTATGGAACAACTTTGGGTAACTCCCTGAGAAGAATCATGCTTTCTTCTCTTCCGGGAGCTGCAGTAAGTCAGGTGAAAATTGACGGTGTGCTTCATGAGTTCAGCTCTATTCCAGGTGTGAAAGAAGATGTCAGTGAGATCATCATGAATCTGAAGAGCCTTGCAATCAAAAACAAGAGCAATGACAGTGAACCTAAAACCGCATACATTGAGTGTGAGGGAAAAGGAGTTGTCACAGCTGCGGATATCCAGGCTGATCAGGACATTGAGATCATGAATCCGGAACAGGTAATTGCTACGCTGAACGGCGGAAAAGACTGCCGGTTGGCGATGGAATTGACCATTACCAAGGGCAGAGGTTATGTGAGCGCTGACAAGGGAAAGTCGGATGATATGCCGATCGGTGTGATCGCTGTAGATGCAATCTACACTCCGGTAGACAGAGTGAACCTGGTGGTGGAGAATACACGTGTTGGACAGATTACAGATTTTGATAAGCTGACTTTAGATGTGTATACAAATGGAACGTTGGACCCGGATGAGGCAGTCAGTCTAGCGGCTAAAGTACTGAGTGAACACTTAAGCCTGTTCATTGATCTTTCTGAGAATGCGAAGACCGCTGAGGTTATGATCGAAAAAGAGGACAATGAGAAGGAAAAGGTTCTGGAGATGAGCATTGATGAACTGGAATTATCCGTACGTTCTTACAATTGTCTGAAGAGAGCCGGAATTAACACAGTGGAAGAATTGTGCAATCGTACTTCTGATGATATGATGAAGGTCCGCAACTTAGGACGTAAATCTTTAGAGGAAGTATTAGCGAAATTGAAGGAGCTGGGCCTGCAGTTGCAGCCTACAGAGGAGTAA
- the rpsD gene encoding 30S ribosomal protein S4 has translation MAVNRVPVLKRCRSLDLDPIYLGIDKKSTRQLKRANRKMSEYGLQLREKQKAKFIYGVLEKPFRNYYKKADKMQGQTGENLMVMLESRLDNIVFRMGFARTRREARQIVDHKHITVNGKVVNIPSYLVKAGDVIEIKEKCKGSERYKGILEVTGGRLVPEWLDVDQEALRGTVKELPTRDIIDVPVNEMLIVELYSK, from the coding sequence ATGGCAGTAAATAGAGTGCCAGTTCTGAAAAGATGCAGATCTTTGGACTTGGATCCAATTTATTTAGGAATTGATAAGAAATCAACCAGACAGTTAAAACGTGCAAACCGCAAGATGTCTGAATACGGTCTGCAGTTGAGAGAGAAACAGAAAGCAAAATTCATCTACGGAGTTTTGGAGAAACCTTTCCGCAATTACTATAAAAAAGCCGATAAGATGCAGGGCCAGACCGGTGAGAATCTGATGGTTATGTTGGAGAGCAGACTGGACAACATCGTTTTCCGTATGGGATTTGCCAGAACGAGAAGAGAGGCAAGACAGATCGTTGACCACAAGCATATCACTGTAAATGGCAAGGTTGTAAATATTCCGTCTTACCTGGTGAAAGCAGGAGATGTAATTGAAATTAAAGAGAAATGCAAAGGTTCCGAGAGATACAAAGGAATTCTGGAAGTAACCGGCGGTAGACTGGTTCCAGAGTGGCTGGATGTAGATCAGGAAGCGTTGAGAGGAACAGTTAAAGAGCTTCCGACTAGAGATATTATTGATGTTCCGGTTAACGAGATGTTGATCGTCGAGTTGTACTCTAAATAA
- the rpsK gene encoding 30S ribosomal protein S11, protein MAKVTKKTTKRRVKKNVERGQAHIQSSFNNTIVTLTDTEGNALSWASAGGLGFKGSRKSTPYAAQMAAETATKAALIHGLKTVDVMVKGPGSGREAAIRALQACGLEVTSIRDVTPVPHNGCRPPKRRRV, encoded by the coding sequence ATGGCAAAAGTGACTAAGAAAACGACAAAACGTCGTGTCAAGAAAAACGTTGAACGCGGACAGGCACACATTCAGTCTTCTTTCAATAACACCATTGTTACTCTGACAGATACTGAAGGAAATGCTCTTTCTTGGGCAAGTGCAGGTGGTCTGGGATTTAAAGGTTCAAGGAAATCTACCCCATATGCAGCGCAGATGGCTGCAGAGACAGCTACAAAAGCTGCTTTGATACATGGTCTGAAAACTGTTGACGTAATGGTAAAGGGCCCGGGTTCCGGAAGAGAGGCTGCAATTCGTGCGCTTCAGGCATGTGGATTGGAAGTGACCAGTATCCGCGACGTAACACCGGTACCACACAATGGTTGTCGCCCGCCAAAACGTAGAAGAGTGTAA
- the rpsM gene encoding 30S ribosomal protein S13 yields MARIAGVDLPRDKRVEIGLTYIYGIGRPSATRILADAKVNPDTRVRDLTDEEVNRIREVIDETMMVEGDLRREIALNIKRLQEIGCYRGIRHRKGLPVRGQKTKTNARTRKGPKRTVANKKK; encoded by the coding sequence ATGGCTCGTATAGCTGGTGTAGACTTACCAAGAGACAAACGTGTAGAAATCGGTCTGACCTATATTTATGGTATTGGAAGACCAAGTGCAACTCGCATCCTGGCTGATGCGAAAGTAAATCCTGACACTCGTGTTAGAGATTTGACAGACGAAGAAGTAAACAGAATCCGTGAAGTGATTGATGAGACTATGATGGTGGAAGGTGATCTGAGAAGAGAGATCGCTCTGAATATCAAGAGACTTCAGGAGATTGGATGCTACAGAGGTATCCGTCATAGAAAAGGACTGCCGGTTCGTGGTCAGAAGACTAAGACGAACGCAAGAACCAGAAAAGGTCCTAAGAGAACTGTTGCAAATAAAAAGAAATAA
- the rpmJ gene encoding 50S ribosomal protein L36: protein MKVRSSVKPICEKCKIIKRKGSIRVICENPKHKQRQG, encoded by the coding sequence GTGAAAGTAAGATCATCTGTGAAACCGATTTGCGAAAAATGCAAGATTATCAAAAGAAAAGGAAGCATCAGAGTAATCTGTGAGAATCCGAAACACAAACAGCGTCAGGGTTAA